The genomic region CCGCCGCCTCGCCGGCGATCGCGATCGCATCGCCGCCGGTGGTGCCGATCCGCACGCAGGGCACCTCGCAGCCGCGCATCTTGGCGAGCACGCGGCCGGCTTCGGTTTCCGGCACGGTGACGAGATAGCGCGCCTGGTCCTCGCCGAACCAATAGGCCTGCGGCACCAGCGCGGTCGGCGCCGCCAGCAGCTTGGCGCCGATGCCGCCCGCCATCGCCATCTCGGCCAGCGCGATCAGGAGGCCGCCATCGGAGAGATCGTGCACCGCAGTCGCGGTGCCCGCATGGATCATGCCGCGCACGACGTCGCCGTTGCGCTTCTCGGCGGCAAGATCGACCGGCGGCGGTGCGCCCTCCTCGCGGCCACAGATGTCGCGCAAATAGACGGACTGGCCGAGCCAGCCATGGGTCTCGCCGATCAGGAGGATCGCCTCGCCCTCGGCCTTGAAGGCAAGTGACGCCGACTTGGTGAAATCGTCGAGCAGGCCGACGCCGCCGATCGAGGGCGTGGGCAGGATCGCGCGGCCGTTGGTCTCGTTGTAGAGCGAGACGTTGCCCGACACGACCGGGAAGTCGAGCGTGCGGCAGGCTTCCGAGATGCCCTTCAGGCAGCCGACGAACTGGCCCATGATCTCGGGACGCTCAGGGTTGCCGAAGTTGAGATTGTCGGTGATCGCGAGCGGCTTGCCGCCGACCGCGGTGATGTTGCGCCAGGCTTCGGCGACGGCCTGCTTGCCACCCTCGAACGGGTCGGCCTCGCAATAGCGCGGCGTGACGTCGACGGTGAGCGCAAGGCCCTTCGGGCCGTCCTGCACGCGCACCACGGCCGCATCGCCGCCGGGACGTTGCATGGTGTTGCCGAGGATGACGTGGTCGTACTGCTCCCAGACCCAGCGCTTGGAGCACATGTCCGGCGTGCTGATCAGCTTCTCCAGCGCAGCCCCAAGGCCCATCGGCGCCGGCACGTCGCGGGCATGCACGACCGGCAGCGCGGCCGAGGGGACGTGGGGGCGGTCATAGACCGGCGCCTCGTCGCCGAGTTCCTTGATCGGCAAATCGGCCATGACGTCTCCGCCATGCTTGACCACGAAGCGCTTGCTCGGCGTGGTGTAGCCGACCACGGCGAAGTCGAGGCCCCACTTCCGGAAGATCGCCTCGGCTTCCTTCTCCTTCTCGGGCTTGAGCACCATGAGCATGCGCTCCTGGCTCTCCGAGAGCATCATCTCGTAGGCGCTCATGCCGGTCTCGCGGGTCGGCACCGCATCGAGGTCGAGGTCGACGCCGAGGTCGCCCTTGGCGCCCATCTCCACCGCCGAGCAGGTCAGGCCCGCCGCGCCCATGTCCTGGATCGCGATGACGCAGCCCTTCTCCATGATCTCGAGGCAGGCTTCGAGCAGCAGCTTCTCGGCGAAGGGATCGCCGACCTGCACGGTCGGGCGCTTCTCCTCGGACTTGTCGTCGAACTCGGCCGAGGCCATCGAAGCGCCGTGGATGCCGTCGCGGCCGGTCTTGGAGCCCAAATAGACGATCGGCATGTTCACGCCGGAGGCCGCCGCATAGAAGATCTTGTCGGCGTCGGCGAGGCCCACCGCCATGGCATTGACGAGGATGTTGCCGTCGTAGCGGGTGTGGAAGCGCACCTGCCCGCCCACCGTCGGCACGCCGAAGGAATTGCCGTAGCCGCCGACGCCCGCAACGACGCCGGAGACGAGATGCCGCGTCTTCGGGTGCTCGGGTGCGCCG from Bradyrhizobium sp. CB1015 harbors:
- the purL gene encoding phosphoribosylformylglycinamidine synthase subunit PurL, whose amino-acid sequence is MKNEPKITPELVAAHGLKPDEYERILKLIGREPTFTELGIFSAMWNEHCSYKSSRIHLRGLPTKAPWVIQGPGENAGVIDIGDGQAVVFKMESHNHPSYIEPYQGATTGVGGILRDVFTMGARPIACLNALSFGAPEHPKTRHLVSGVVAGVGGYGNSFGVPTVGGQVRFHTRYDGNILVNAMAVGLADADKIFYAAASGVNMPIVYLGSKTGRDGIHGASMASAEFDDKSEEKRPTVQVGDPFAEKLLLEACLEIMEKGCVIAIQDMGAAGLTCSAVEMGAKGDLGVDLDLDAVPTRETGMSAYEMMLSESQERMLMVLKPEKEKEAEAIFRKWGLDFAVVGYTTPSKRFVVKHGGDVMADLPIKELGDEAPVYDRPHVPSAALPVVHARDVPAPMGLGAALEKLISTPDMCSKRWVWEQYDHVILGNTMQRPGGDAAVVRVQDGPKGLALTVDVTPRYCEADPFEGGKQAVAEAWRNITAVGGKPLAITDNLNFGNPERPEIMGQFVGCLKGISEACRTLDFPVVSGNVSLYNETNGRAILPTPSIGGVGLLDDFTKSASLAFKAEGEAILLIGETHGWLGQSVYLRDICGREEGAPPPVDLAAEKRNGDVVRGMIHAGTATAVHDLSDGGLLIALAEMAMAGGIGAKLLAAPTALVPQAYWFGEDQARYLVTVPETEAGRVLAKMRGCEVPCVRIGTTGGDAIAIAGEAAVTIDSLRKSFERWLPEYMGGKAA